The following proteins are co-located in the Halarcobacter sp. genome:
- a CDS encoding MutS-related protein: MREEVQELLDDKKTLLTVTYFKLQKMFEEKYGKNTVVLMEIGTFFEVYEVNNDDEQIGKAKEIAELLNIQLTRKNKSILENSKENPIMAGVPAISLEKHLARIISEQKYTVVIIRQKGLPPKVTRYLDTVVSPGTNFDFVIDQDENNITSLVIDEIKGIYLVGYSAIDVTTGKCFYNEIHGTSEDKFFALDEVFNYMNMHKTNEIVVTFKDKNINQKEVIDYLELKLKTFHIGNFIPKITYQNELFKNVFNIESLLTAIEHLDMERVPLSSESLAILIDFVIGHDSNIVQKLSFPVKLDVSKYIYLGNNALEQLNIIETTHNPSLIKLINNTSTAMGKRLLKERLTHPIKESKELLRRFALSKELFDYHAPIENELANIYDIERLTRRIKLNRLHPFELNYLYDSLLSIKEVVTFMENYKFITPPCSLAQLQMFIDSIESTFDLSVSGKFMLKDVECNMVCNGINHQIDELNKENEELYKKLEILKNHILTFLGNTDGNYVSIQRLDKEGFFLSLTKNRYNSIKDELLNSHLIVDDELLLFKDFNIKVQTTNVKISSSLSDTISDKYVHNLRKIIELNKLVFKEKLLEFEKKFATLLEDLVQFIAEVDLTVSNIKTAKKYNYVAPKIVKTKDDENFLEIIDLRHPIIEANEEQGIYVPNDIILGELSLAKEEYQNNVIIKNSNPINMFDNKMHGILLYGINSSGKSSLMKSIGIAVILAQAGFYVPCKSMRFSIFDSVFTRISGADNIAKGLSSFAVEMLELKNIFNRATKQSLVLGDEISHSTETMSGLSIVASAILKLAKLESLFVFATHLHQLPEIEEIAKLKNIISLHLSVMYKDEEDKLIFDRKLKYGSGSSMYGLEYAKSLHMDREFLSVANDIRKKLTDDYSPVERLTKRKSSKYNKDVFVSSCVICGKACDDVHHIKEQARANKDGFIGHVNANHKYNLIPLCKEHHKMVHDGTINVNGFVSTSKGLELHYTMVDEGK, from the coding sequence TTGAGAGAAGAAGTTCAAGAGTTATTAGACGATAAAAAAACACTACTTACAGTTACTTATTTTAAACTTCAAAAAATGTTTGAAGAGAAATATGGAAAAAATACTGTAGTTCTAATGGAAATAGGTACATTTTTTGAGGTGTATGAAGTAAATAATGATGATGAACAAATAGGAAAAGCAAAAGAGATAGCTGAATTATTAAATATTCAATTAACAAGAAAAAATAAATCAATCTTGGAAAACTCAAAAGAGAATCCTATTATGGCAGGAGTTCCTGCTATCTCTTTAGAAAAACATTTAGCAAGGATAATATCTGAACAAAAATACACAGTAGTAATAATAAGACAAAAGGGTTTACCACCTAAAGTTACTAGATACTTAGATACAGTTGTAAGTCCCGGAACAAACTTTGATTTTGTAATTGACCAAGATGAAAACAATATTACTTCACTTGTAATTGATGAGATAAAAGGTATTTATCTAGTTGGATATTCTGCAATAGATGTTACTACAGGAAAATGTTTTTATAATGAGATACATGGAACAAGTGAAGATAAGTTTTTTGCACTTGATGAAGTATTTAATTATATGAATATGCATAAAACAAATGAGATAGTTGTAACTTTCAAAGATAAAAATATAAATCAAAAAGAGGTTATAGATTATCTTGAATTAAAACTAAAAACTTTTCATATAGGCAATTTTATTCCAAAAATAACTTACCAAAATGAATTGTTTAAAAATGTATTTAATATAGAATCCTTGCTTACAGCTATTGAACATCTTGATATGGAAAGAGTTCCTCTAAGCTCAGAATCACTTGCAATATTAATAGATTTTGTAATAGGGCATGATTCAAATATTGTTCAAAAGCTGTCTTTCCCTGTTAAACTTGATGTTAGTAAATATATCTATTTAGGAAATAATGCATTAGAGCAATTAAATATAATAGAGACAACTCATAATCCAAGTTTAATTAAACTCATAAATAATACTTCTACTGCAATGGGGAAAAGACTTTTAAAAGAGAGGTTAACTCATCCTATTAAAGAGAGTAAAGAGTTGTTAAGAAGGTTTGCTTTGTCTAAAGAGTTGTTTGATTATCATGCACCTATTGAAAATGAACTAGCAAATATTTATGATATAGAAAGACTTACAAGAAGAATAAAACTAAATAGACTTCATCCTTTTGAGTTAAACTATTTATATGATTCATTGTTAAGTATTAAAGAAGTAGTTACATTTATGGAAAACTACAAATTTATAACTCCACCTTGTTCTTTAGCTCAACTTCAGATGTTCATTGATTCTATTGAATCTACTTTTGATTTAAGTGTATCTGGTAAGTTTATGTTAAAAGATGTTGAATGTAATATGGTTTGTAATGGAATAAATCATCAAATAGATGAATTAAACAAAGAGAATGAAGAGCTTTATAAAAAGCTTGAAATTCTTAAAAATCATATCTTAACGTTTTTAGGAAATACTGATGGAAACTATGTCTCAATTCAAAGGTTAGATAAAGAGGGTTTCTTTTTAAGCCTAACAAAAAATAGATACAATTCAATAAAAGATGAACTTTTAAACTCTCATTTAATTGTTGATGATGAATTATTATTATTTAAAGATTTTAATATAAAAGTTCAAACAACAAATGTAAAAATCTCTTCTAGTTTAAGTGATACTATATCTGATAAATACGTACATAATCTAAGAAAAATTATTGAATTAAACAAATTAGTTTTTAAAGAAAAGCTATTAGAATTTGAAAAAAAGTTTGCAACTCTTTTAGAGGACTTAGTTCAATTTATTGCTGAGGTTGATTTAACTGTATCAAATATTAAAACAGCAAAAAAATACAATTATGTTGCGCCTAAAATAGTAAAAACAAAAGATGATGAAAACTTTTTAGAAATAATAGATTTAAGACATCCAATTATTGAAGCAAATGAAGAACAAGGTATTTATGTACCAAATGATATTATATTAGGTGAACTCTCTTTAGCTAAAGAGGAATATCAAAACAATGTAATAATTAAAAACTCAAACCCTATAAATATGTTTGATAATAAAATGCATGGTATTTTACTTTATGGTATCAACTCTTCAGGTAAATCCTCATTGATGAAATCAATAGGTATAGCAGTTATTTTGGCTCAAGCAGGATTTTATGTACCTTGTAAATCAATGAGGTTTTCTATCTTTGATTCAGTATTTACAAGAATAAGTGGAGCTGATAATATAGCAAAGGGACTTTCATCTTTTGCAGTTGAGATGCTTGAGCTTAAAAATATTTTTAATAGGGCAACAAAACAATCTTTAGTTTTAGGTGATGAGATTTCCCATAGTACAGAAACAATGAGTGGCTTATCAATAGTTGCAAGTGCTATTTTAAAACTTGCAAAATTAGAATCTTTATTTGTTTTTGCAACACATCTTCATCAACTTCCAGAAATTGAAGAGATAGCAAAACTAAAAAATATCATCTCTTTACATCTGTCTGTTATGTATAAAGATGAGGAAGATAAACTTATCTTTGATAGAAAACTAAAATATGGAAGTGGGTCATCTATGTATGGTTTAGAGTATGCAAAATCACTTCATATGGATAGAGAGTTTTTATCTGTTGCAAATGATATTAGAAAAAAACTAACAGATGATTATTCTCCTGTTGAAAGACTTACAAAAAGAAAGTCATCTAAATACAATAAAGATGTATTTGTTAGTTCTTGCGTAATTTGCGGTAAAGCTTGTGATGATGTACACCACATAAAAGAGCAAGCAAGAGCAAATAAAGATGGCTTTATAGGTCACGTAAATGCAAATCATAAATATAATCTAATACCACTTTGTAAAGAGCATCATAAAATGGTACATGATGGAACTATAAATGTAAATGGTTTTGTATCAACTTCAAAAGGTTTAGAGTTGCATTATACAATGGTAGATGAGGGAAAATAG
- a CDS encoding NAD-binding protein → MKKSVVIYGYSILGSKIAKVLKEKAYKVIIISFIDEQIIKAKKDGHEVISSTLLNDNELIEIGIGKDVDSLFCVSNSNKNNLFVTLSARNLDKNLKIISTSKTKAEAKKLLIAGATKVLNPNELTAQRIYRHMTKPLMLKVLDEILFSKSDLNISEVYITKKSILNGKFLKDITIHKKYNILLIGIMDKELGEQFIFNTKGINHKIDEGDILVVVGQSAELEKFREFTQGVEV, encoded by the coding sequence ATGAAAAAAAGTGTTGTTATCTATGGATATTCTATATTAGGCTCTAAAATAGCAAAAGTACTAAAAGAAAAGGCTTATAAAGTTATTATAATAAGTTTTATAGATGAACAAATAATTAAAGCTAAAAAAGATGGACATGAAGTTATAAGTTCAACACTTTTAAATGATAATGAATTGATTGAGATTGGAATTGGAAAAGATGTTGATTCTTTATTTTGTGTTAGCAATAGTAATAAAAATAACCTTTTTGTTACTTTATCAGCTAGAAATTTAGATAAAAATTTAAAAATTATTTCAACTTCAAAGACAAAAGCCGAAGCAAAAAAGCTACTTATAGCGGGAGCTACAAAAGTATTAAATCCAAATGAGCTTACCGCACAAAGAATATATAGACATATGACTAAACCTTTGATGTTAAAGGTTTTAGACGAAATTCTATTTAGTAAATCAGATTTAAATATCTCAGAAGTATATATAACAAAAAAATCTATTTTAAATGGAAAATTTTTAAAAGATATAACTATTCATAAAAAATATAATATTTTACTTATTGGTATAATGGATAAAGAATTAGGGGAACAATTTATTTTTAATACAAAAGGGATAAATCATAAAATTGATGAAGGAGATATATTGGTTGTAGTTGGGCAAAGTGCTGAGTTGGAGAAGTTTAGAGAGTTTACACAGGGAGTTGAAGTATGA
- a CDS encoding DUF1538 family protein, with protein sequence MMQFNFFLKLLKESFRDLLPIIIVILFFQLAIIQAVPDGWVSTAIGLGIVGVGLAIFLQGLEIGIFPIGEGLARDFAKNGSMLWVLIFGFLIGFGTTIAEPALAVIADKAASISSGRIDATILRLVVAGSVGFAILLGVFRIYKGHGIHYYIIAGYILVVGVTFFAPKEIIGLAYDLGGVTTSTVTVPLVAALGIGLASSIKGRNPVIDGFGLIAFASLTPMIFVQIYGIAVYNLVEAKEVAQVVVEANVSVSTNITIESVIHGLGSVIKDVAPILLIILFFQYGVIKKRIDNLKTVIFGFVLVIVGLYAFILGLEMGLFTLGETMAYQLTKRDSVFVIYAFAFAIGFSTTMAEPALMAIAKKAKEISDGKINDFALRIFVAFGVAIGIALGAFRIVDGGHIHYYIIFGYILVITLTWIAPKYIIPIAYDSGGVTTSTVTVPLVAALGIGLATNIEGRSPLIDGFGLIAFASLFPMITVMLYGIITEKLGVKSDTEIEAANILRDALIDAENMDLATVNIDGSDRRHSLPMDFSAVVIIVPNDKKVDAIQAANKAGAPGVTVLRADGIGLGQMDNYYRPSFEANQVVLLFLLPQSLVNPVIKSIIHTLHLTTTGKGIAFAFPLTHMKGISLSRHDIFVNRKDHKNPENNTEKLIKEEEEKLTSKIVEPVLNEADKK encoded by the coding sequence ATGATGCAATTTAACTTTTTTTTAAAGTTATTAAAAGAGTCGTTTAGGGATCTATTACCAATAATAATAGTAATTTTATTTTTTCAATTAGCTATTATTCAAGCAGTACCAGATGGATGGGTGTCTACTGCTATTGGTTTAGGTATAGTTGGTGTAGGACTTGCGATTTTTTTACAAGGTTTAGAGATAGGGATATTTCCTATTGGAGAAGGATTAGCTAGAGATTTTGCAAAAAATGGCTCAATGTTATGGGTATTGATTTTTGGATTTTTAATTGGTTTTGGTACAACAATTGCCGAACCAGCCCTTGCGGTAATTGCTGATAAAGCAGCTTCCATATCAAGTGGTAGAATTGATGCTACTATTTTAAGATTAGTTGTTGCAGGTTCAGTTGGTTTTGCAATACTTCTTGGTGTATTTAGAATCTATAAAGGTCATGGAATACACTATTATATTATAGCTGGATATATTTTAGTTGTAGGAGTAACATTTTTTGCTCCAAAAGAGATTATTGGTTTAGCATATGATTTAGGGGGAGTAACTACTTCAACAGTAACTGTACCCTTAGTTGCGGCCCTTGGAATTGGATTAGCCTCTTCAATTAAAGGAAGAAATCCTGTAATTGATGGTTTTGGTTTAATTGCTTTTGCTTCCTTGACTCCAATGATATTTGTACAAATTTATGGTATTGCTGTTTATAATCTTGTAGAAGCTAAAGAGGTAGCACAAGTTGTTGTTGAAGCTAATGTATCAGTTTCGACAAATATAACTATTGAATCTGTAATTCATGGTTTAGGCTCTGTTATAAAAGACGTTGCACCTATTTTATTAATTATTTTATTTTTTCAATATGGAGTAATTAAAAAAAGAATTGATAATTTAAAAACAGTAATATTTGGATTTGTATTAGTAATTGTTGGTTTATATGCTTTTATCCTTGGTCTAGAGATGGGATTATTCACTCTTGGTGAAACTATGGCTTATCAACTTACAAAAAGAGATTCTGTATTTGTAATTTATGCTTTTGCATTTGCAATTGGTTTTTCTACAACAATGGCAGAACCAGCACTTATGGCTATTGCAAAAAAAGCAAAAGAGATAAGTGATGGTAAAATCAACGATTTTGCTTTAAGAATTTTTGTTGCTTTTGGTGTTGCAATAGGTATTGCTCTTGGAGCATTTAGAATAGTTGATGGTGGACATATTCACTACTATATCATTTTTGGATATATTTTAGTTATCACATTAACATGGATTGCGCCAAAATATATTATCCCAATTGCATATGATAGTGGAGGAGTTACAACTTCAACTGTAACTGTACCTTTAGTAGCAGCACTTGGTATTGGACTTGCTACAAATATTGAGGGGAGAAGTCCTCTTATTGATGGTTTTGGACTTATAGCATTTGCTTCACTTTTCCCAATGATAACAGTGATGTTATATGGTATTATTACTGAAAAACTTGGTGTTAAATCAGATACAGAGATTGAAGCTGCAAATATTTTAAGAGATGCCTTAATCGATGCAGAAAATATGGATTTAGCTACTGTAAATATTGATGGAAGTGATAGAAGACACTCATTACCAATGGATTTTTCAGCAGTTGTTATTATTGTTCCAAATGATAAGAAAGTTGATGCAATACAAGCAGCTAATAAAGCAGGTGCACCTGGTGTTACTGTTCTTAGGGCAGATGGTATTGGACTTGGTCAAATGGATAATTACTACAGACCATCTTTTGAAGCAAATCAAGTAGTATTATTGTTCTTATTACCTCAAAGTTTAGTTAATCCAGTAATAAAATCTATTATTCATACTCTTCATTTAACTACAACTGGAAAAGGTATTGCTTTTGCTTTCCCTCTAACACATATGAAAGGGATTAGTTTAAGTAGACATGATATTTTTGTAAATAGAAAAGATCATAAAAATCCTGAAAATAATACAGAGAAACTGATAAAAGAGGAAGAGGAAAAATTAACATCAAAAATTGTGGAGCCTGTTTTAAATGAAGCAGATAAAAAGTAA
- a CDS encoding histidine kinase dimerization/phosphoacceptor domain -containing protein yields the protein MINYLNFKYYSFTTKILISFFIFVIVFIISKNFLTLPKIEQKNYNQELNFITKTLLNTKKQLIVISNYIKIQSKLRRELSKREIQEQLKQFDLSIENIKNPYKIVNLFNKNQISNYCSYNFVGNNFRYEKIIKINPFEKNINKEFEKWQEYKTNGRVKYLFYNHKFKNKDLILSIGCYFKKLNKNRKNLKLNLKEQINTLTNMNLKTAKKAIFKIKPSINNEQIALKKESYYISRISEQKDISIGDLSIKQILKAKDKGPIEHQVKGKSYLTWIIDLNNTWVGKGSFLLEYTVEKNEILNNSKANLAFLNETLIAILLSFLIFIVSFGKILKDINKLTKTATLVMKGNRNIRSNVKGDNDIGILGESFDNMLNFFENNIKILDKRVEDKTNVISKSLEEKEVLLKEIHHRVKNNLTLTISLIQLQELNMKDKETKKALKDIQERIFTMVLIHQKIYESKDLNRINLKNYVIDLINAIISSYSINENLDLTIDVDELELDIQAVMPLGIILNELITNAFKYAFTNQKENKLELIISNPKDKKIIIIIKDNGKREIKDFLELSNKTLGLKLVNTIVKYQLFGKFTYKYNNGSIFKIEGKINNYQEI from the coding sequence ATGATTAATTATTTAAATTTTAAATACTATTCTTTTACTACAAAAATATTGATATCTTTTTTTATTTTTGTAATTGTTTTTATAATTAGTAAAAACTTCCTTACTCTACCAAAAATTGAACAAAAAAATTATAATCAAGAACTTAATTTTATTACAAAAACTTTACTAAATACAAAAAAACAACTTATCGTAATTTCAAATTATATAAAAATTCAGTCAAAACTGAGAAGGGAACTAAGTAAAAGAGAGATACAAGAACAATTAAAACAATTTGATTTATCAATAGAAAATATTAAAAATCCATATAAAATTGTTAATTTATTCAATAAAAATCAGATATCAAACTATTGTTCTTATAATTTTGTTGGTAATAATTTTAGATATGAGAAAATAATAAAAATTAATCCTTTTGAAAAAAATATTAATAAAGAGTTTGAGAAATGGCAAGAGTATAAAACCAATGGAAGAGTTAAATACCTATTTTATAACCACAAATTTAAAAATAAAGATTTAATTTTATCAATTGGATGTTACTTTAAAAAATTAAATAAAAATCGAAAAAATTTAAAATTGAATCTAAAAGAACAAATAAATACATTAACAAATATGAATTTAAAAACTGCCAAAAAAGCTATATTTAAAATAAAACCTAGCATAAACAATGAACAAATAGCTCTTAAAAAAGAATCATATTATATAAGTAGAATTTCTGAGCAAAAAGATATATCTATTGGTGATTTATCTATAAAACAAATACTAAAAGCAAAAGATAAAGGACCAATTGAACACCAAGTAAAAGGTAAAAGTTATTTAACTTGGATTATTGATTTAAATAATACTTGGGTAGGTAAAGGCTCTTTTTTACTTGAATATACTGTTGAAAAAAATGAAATACTTAATAATTCAAAAGCTAATTTAGCTTTTCTAAATGAAACATTAATAGCAATTTTATTAAGTTTTCTAATTTTTATTGTATCTTTTGGAAAGATATTAAAAGATATTAATAAACTTACAAAAACTGCAACTTTAGTAATGAAAGGTAATAGAAATATAAGATCAAATGTAAAAGGTGATAATGATATTGGAATTTTAGGAGAGTCTTTTGATAATATGTTAAATTTTTTTGAAAATAATATTAAAATACTTGATAAAAGAGTAGAAGATAAGACTAATGTTATTTCAAAATCTTTAGAAGAAAAAGAAGTATTATTGAAAGAAATTCATCATAGAGTTAAAAATAATCTTACATTAACAATAAGCTTGATTCAACTTCAAGAATTAAATATGAAAGATAAAGAAACAAAAAAAGCTTTAAAAGATATTCAAGAAAGAATTTTTACTATGGTATTAATTCATCAAAAAATTTATGAATCAAAAGACTTAAATAGAATAAATCTAAAAAATTATGTAATTGATTTAATAAATGCAATAATTAGCTCTTACTCAATAAATGAGAATTTAGATTTAACTATTGATGTTGATGAGTTAGAACTTGATATACAAGCAGTTATGCCTCTTGGTATTATTTTAAATGAACTAATAACAAATGCTTTTAAATATGCTTTTACTAATCAAAAAGAAAATAAGTTGGAACTTATAATTTCGAATCCAAAAGATAAAAAAATTATCATAATAATTAAAGATAATGGGAAAAGAGAGATAAAAGATTTTCTTGAACTATCTAATAAAACTTTAGGTTTAAAATTAGTTAATACAATTGTTAAGTATCAGTTATTTGGTAAATTTACATATAAATATAATAATGGTTCAATTTTTAAAATAGAGGGAAAAATAAATAACTATCAAGAGATTTAA
- a CDS encoding heme-binding domain-containing protein: MKTNIIILLIIFIAMQFITIDKTNEATPKELEMKMPENIYNLVKTACYDCHSNEVKWPWYSNIAPFSWAINTHVKDGRKALNFSEWENYPKEEKEKKIKEIFRTAYAAMPLRSYLWVHKEADLTMEQRKMIRDWTGVRR; encoded by the coding sequence ATGAAAACAAATATTATTATATTACTTATTATATTTATAGCAATGCAATTTATTACAATAGATAAAACAAATGAGGCTACACCTAAAGAGTTAGAGATGAAAATGCCTGAAAATATATATAATTTAGTTAAAACAGCATGTTATGATTGTCATTCAAATGAAGTAAAATGGCCTTGGTATTCAAATATTGCACCATTTTCTTGGGCTATAAATACCCATGTAAAAGATGGAAGAAAAGCTTTAAATTTTTCAGAATGGGAAAATTATCCAAAAGAAGAAAAAGAGAAAAAAATAAAAGAGATATTTAGAACTGCATATGCAGCAATGCCATTAAGAAGTTATCTTTGGGTTCATAAAGAAGCAGATTTAACAATGGAGCAAAGAAAGATGATTCGAGATTGGACAGGAGTTAGAAGATAG
- a CDS encoding response regulator yields MSNNLVIKKDLSILIVEDEPIIALAVEANLKKIGYELCSIATTPDNAILSAQNNYPDIVLMDINLNNANKNGIDVAKIIWRNLNIPIIFLTSYSNNKILDEALEAEPYAFLVKPCKEIDLKAAINTAIHKHKYFFNNKKNLNKQLKEDIFIHIDKNMKFNKLSSEFYLNEKLFPLTKIETKLFEILTINPGKIVSFETIFTYIWREDICELSKLRSLIYRLKSRLGENPFENIYEIGYRIKLIESDD; encoded by the coding sequence ATGTCAAATAATTTAGTAATAAAAAAAGATTTAAGTATTTTAATTGTTGAAGATGAGCCAATTATTGCTCTAGCTGTAGAAGCAAACCTAAAAAAAATTGGTTATGAACTTTGTAGTATAGCTACAACCCCAGATAATGCTATACTTAGTGCTCAAAATAATTATCCAGATATTGTTCTGATGGATATAAATTTAAATAATGCAAATAAAAATGGAATTGATGTCGCAAAAATCATCTGGAGAAATCTTAATATCCCTATAATTTTCTTAACTTCATATAGTAATAATAAAATATTGGATGAAGCATTAGAAGCAGAACCCTATGCTTTTTTAGTTAAACCTTGCAAGGAAATAGATTTAAAAGCTGCAATTAATACAGCCATACATAAACATAAATATTTTTTTAATAATAAAAAAAATCTAAATAAACAACTAAAAGAAGATATCTTTATACATATAGATAAAAATATGAAATTTAATAAACTTTCATCAGAATTTTATTTGAATGAAAAATTATTTCCCTTAACTAAAATAGAAACCAAACTTTTTGAAATACTAACAATTAATCCAGGGAAAATTGTTAGTTTTGAAACTATCTTTACATATATTTGGAGAGAAGATATTTGTGAATTGTCAAAATTACGATCACTAATTTATAGACTAAAATCAAGATTAGGGGAAAACCCTTTTGAAAATATTTATGAGATAGGTTATCGAATAAAATTAATAGAATCAGATGATTAA
- a CDS encoding thioredoxin family protein, producing MKQIKSKEEIENIINTGKPVLIYFSGENCSVCKALKPKVENAIVENFSQMENYEVKADIYKEIASNFSVFSIPTILVFFDSKEFFRKSRNISIQAFVDELKRPYSLFVD from the coding sequence ATGAAGCAGATAAAAAGTAAAGAGGAGATTGAAAATATTATTAATACAGGTAAGCCTGTATTAATATATTTTTCAGGAGAAAATTGTTCTGTTTGTAAAGCTTTAAAACCAAAAGTTGAAAATGCAATTGTAGAAAATTTTTCACAAATGGAAAATTATGAAGTAAAAGCTGATATTTATAAAGAGATAGCAAGCAATTTTTCGGTATTTTCTATTCCTACTATATTAGTCTTTTTTGATTCAAAAGAGTTTTTTAGAAAGAGTAGAAATATCTCTATTCAAGCTTTTGTTGATGAGTTAAAAAGACCATATTCACTTTTTGTAGATTAG